In one window of Vibrio sp. DW001 DNA:
- the ilvY gene encoding HTH-type transcriptional activator IlvY, with product MNIKSLQLFIHLCDSRSFNKTAHAMHVSPSALSRQIQKLEEEIGQSLLIRDNRSVDLTNAGKKLLPIALSITTDWYGYRSELSEQSKELEGEIHLFCSVTASYSHLPDLLNDFRLTYPQIELKISTGDPAQAIDIVLEGKADIAISAKPEQLPARLAFETIGNIPLSIIAPTGISSFSQELLKEQPMWETIPFILPEAGTARDRANHWFKKKKIKPNIYAQVSGHEAIVSMVALGCGIGIAPDVVINNSPVKDKIQRLKLESVKPFDLGICCNRSKLNDPLIHALWELAENKFISN from the coding sequence ATGAATATTAAGAGCCTTCAGTTGTTTATCCACCTGTGTGATAGCAGAAGCTTCAACAAAACCGCGCATGCAATGCACGTCAGTCCATCCGCTTTGAGTCGTCAAATTCAAAAGCTTGAAGAAGAAATAGGGCAGAGTCTTCTTATTCGAGATAACAGAAGTGTAGACCTTACTAACGCAGGTAAAAAACTCTTACCAATCGCGCTAAGTATCACGACTGACTGGTATGGATACCGGTCAGAGTTGTCAGAACAGAGCAAAGAGTTAGAAGGTGAGATTCATCTATTCTGCTCGGTGACAGCAAGCTATAGCCATCTGCCTGATCTATTGAATGACTTTCGACTCACCTATCCACAAATCGAACTAAAAATATCCACGGGTGATCCAGCACAAGCGATAGACATTGTTCTAGAAGGCAAGGCAGATATCGCTATATCAGCAAAACCAGAACAACTACCAGCCAGATTGGCATTCGAAACTATCGGTAATATACCGCTTTCAATTATTGCGCCAACAGGTATTAGTAGCTTTTCTCAAGAATTACTAAAAGAACAGCCTATGTGGGAAACCATCCCTTTTATTCTACCAGAAGCTGGAACCGCAAGAGACCGCGCAAATCATTGGTTTAAAAAGAAAAAAATTAAGCCCAATATATACGCCCAGGTATCGGGACATGAAGCGATTGTTAGTATGGTCGCACTAGGTTGTGGAATTGGTATTGCGCCAGATGTAGTCATCAACAATAGTCCAGTAAAGGATAAGATACAGAGATTAAAGCTAGAGTCAGTAAAGCCATTTGATTTAGGAATTTGCTGTAACCGATCCAAATTAAATGATCCATTGATCCACGCACTTTGGGAGTTAGCTGAGAATAAATTTATATCTAATTAA
- a CDS encoding accessory factor UbiK family protein, translating into MFDPKKLEQIAKQIHESMPAPVKELGADVDQKVRQVIQGQLNKLDVVSREEFDVQTQVLLRTRQKITEMEAKLAEIEAKFTDK; encoded by the coding sequence ATGTTTGATCCAAAAAAATTAGAACAGATTGCAAAGCAAATTCATGAATCGATGCCCGCTCCAGTAAAAGAGCTGGGTGCTGATGTTGATCAAAAAGTTCGTCAAGTTATCCAAGGTCAGCTAAACAAATTAGATGTTGTTAGCCGTGAAGAGTTCGATGTTCAGACCCAAGTACTGCTACGCACTCGCCAAAAAATAACAGAGATGGAAGCGAAGTTAGCTGAAATTGAAGCGAAGTTTACTGACAAATAA
- a CDS encoding efflux RND transporter periplasmic adaptor subunit: protein MKRRTIFWFLGMLVIVGLLFGTVIYKKLTDFQKMGERMANAPEQEFPVTTIKVDSIDWIPTIQAIGFIEPNQGVTLTTESNGVIDKIEFDSGETVKTGQKLVLLDTEVEKANLNSSKARLPAAEAKYKRYKGLYKKGSVSKESYDTAEAEYFSLQSDIKSLEASIDRREISAPFDGVVGIRNVFLGEYLQPGDDIVRLEDTSVMRLRFTVSQTDISRIYIGQEMDIRVDSYPEESFIGSISAIEPAVDVKSGLIEVQADIPNNGGKLRSGMFARADIILPTVKDQVVLPQIAITFTLYGDNVYVLTDVDGVTRVKQQVINVGERKDDIAHILSGVKAGDEIVTSGQVRLSNDAKVKVVENDALTPPAETPML from the coding sequence ATGAAGAGAAGAACCATTTTTTGGTTTTTGGGTATGTTGGTTATCGTGGGTTTACTTTTTGGAACTGTCATTTATAAAAAATTGACAGATTTTCAAAAAATGGGTGAAAGAATGGCTAACGCTCCTGAACAGGAGTTTCCAGTCACCACCATCAAAGTCGACTCAATCGACTGGATACCGACCATTCAAGCAATTGGTTTTATTGAGCCTAATCAAGGTGTCACCTTAACCACTGAATCAAATGGCGTCATTGACAAGATTGAATTTGATTCGGGTGAAACCGTGAAGACCGGGCAGAAATTGGTTCTTCTTGATACTGAAGTAGAAAAAGCCAACTTAAATAGCTCAAAAGCTCGTTTACCAGCAGCAGAAGCCAAATATAAACGCTATAAAGGTCTATATAAAAAAGGCTCCGTATCTAAAGAGTCTTATGATACTGCAGAAGCTGAATATTTCTCTCTACAGTCCGATATTAAATCTTTAGAAGCATCAATAGACAGACGCGAAATTTCAGCTCCGTTTGATGGTGTTGTAGGTATTAGAAATGTGTTCTTAGGTGAATATCTACAGCCCGGTGATGATATTGTTCGACTTGAAGACACTAGTGTAATGCGCCTTCGCTTTACCGTTTCCCAAACAGATATTTCTCGCATCTATATCGGCCAAGAAATGGATATTCGAGTAGATTCGTATCCAGAAGAGTCGTTTATCGGATCTATTTCTGCAATTGAACCTGCTGTTGATGTTAAAAGTGGTTTAATAGAAGTCCAAGCTGATATTCCAAATAATGGCGGTAAACTTCGAAGCGGTATGTTTGCACGTGCAGACATCATTCTACCGACAGTAAAGGATCAAGTAGTTCTGCCTCAGATTGCCATTACATTTACGCTATATGGCGACAATGTTTATGTGCTAACTGACGTAGATGGCGTCACACGTGTTAAGCAACAAGTTATCAATGTTGGTGAACGCAAGGATGATATAGCACACATCCTAAGTGGTGTTAAAGCTGGTGATGAAATTGTCACATCAGGCCAAGTCCGCTTGAGTAACGACGCCAAAGTTAAAGTAGTGGAGAATGATGCACTTACTCCTCCTGCTGAAACACCGATGCTGTAA
- a CDS encoding IS3 family transposase (programmed frameshift), translating to MDNPTPNRARRSQRDYSLGFKLAVVNQVEKGDFTYKQAQKNYGIQGRSTVLVWLKKHGKLDWSKPIYVPNMPKSKETPAQKIKRLERQLEEEKMKNIVLNGMVDIMDKEYGAGLRKKLLIRTLWQAKEKGQVKLAPACRALGMTAQCVYQAIKRIQNRAKKLEPVRECVMYWRKYMPRIWARKLYQLIKPELEKQGIKLGRDGLFRYLREQGMLVQPRKSYTKTTNSNHWMRKHPNLLKEHSPKTPEEVFVSDITYVESEQGVHYLSLVTGAYSRKIMGYELSNEMKATDVVKALNMAVKNRQYSRNAIHHSDRGLQYCSGVYQTALTRSGIKPSMTDGYDCYQNALAERINGILKQEFLLYKCRGLDELKLLVDESIQIYNGMRPHLSLGMKTPNEVHKKGQSEKLLTFY from the exons ATGGACAATCCAACACCCAACCGAGCTCGACGCTCACAAAGAGATTACTCATTAGGCTTTAAATTGGCAGTAGTCAATCAAGTTGAAAAAGGCGATTTCACCTACAAGCAAGCTCAAAAAAACTATGGCATTCAGGGGCGCAGCACCGTGCTCGTGTGGTTAAAAAAGCATGGTAAACTAGATTGGTCGAAACCAATTTATGTACCCAATATGCCTAAATCAAAAGAGACTCCAGCTCAAAAAATCAAGCGCCTCGAACGTCAACTAGAAGAAGAGAAAATGAAGAATATCGTCCTCAATGGGATGGTTGATATCATGGATAAAGAATACGGGGCAGGTCTAAGAAAAAAGT TACTTATCCGAACCCTCTGGCAAGCCAAAGAAAAGGGACAAGTAAAACTCGCTCCTGCTTGTCGAGCTCTAGGGATGACTGCTCAATGTGTTTATCAAGCGATCAAACGGATACAAAATAGAGCTAAGAAACTCGAACCTGTTCGAGAGTGCGTGATGTACTGGCGCAAATATATGCCACGAATTTGGGCTAGAAAGCTTTACCAACTAATTAAGCCAGAACTGGAAAAACAAGGTATCAAGCTTGGTAGGGATGGGTTATTTCGTTACTTAAGAGAACAAGGAATGCTTGTCCAACCTCGTAAAAGTTATACGAAAACGACGAATAGTAACCACTGGATGCGCAAGCATCCGAACTTACTTAAAGAGCATTCCCCCAAAACACCTGAAGAAGTATTTGTTAGCGATATTACTTATGTGGAATCAGAGCAAGGAGTACATTATTTGTCTTTGGTCACTGGTGCTTACAGCAGGAAAATAATGGGATATGAATTAAGTAACGAGATGAAGGCAACAGATGTCGTCAAAGCACTGAATATGGCCGTCAAGAATCGGCAATACAGCCGTAATGCCATTCATCATTCAGATAGAGGACTACAATATTGCTCTGGTGTTTATCAGACAGCATTGACAAGAAGCGGAATTAAGCCATCGATGACAGATGGGTATGACTGTTATCAAAATGCCCTTGCAGAGCGTATAAATGGCATACTGAAACAGGAGTTTTTGTTGTACAAGTGCCGAGGACTTGATGAATTAAAACTGCTCGTTGATGAATCAATACAGATATATAATGGAATGAGACCGCATTTAAGCTTGGGAATGAAGACACCAAACGAGGTGCACAAAAAAGGTCAGAGCGAAAAGCTTCTGACCTTCTATTAA
- a CDS encoding TetR/AcrR family transcriptional regulator: MSSEGTDKRELILNATESLVAIEGIHGLSMQKVAKQAGVAAGTIYRYFNDKEHLIEETRFHVTQRTADIIQAGLSDDMQLKEKYTTIWLNIWHFSKTKNAIKSHMLFELLCSNQSDQDALKIKKMFYKIDQMFNEGKAQGVFKPLDNDILSSVSIESSAALARRQRKNCSQIDEEAINQAIDASWDALINH, from the coding sequence ATGTCTTCCGAAGGTACAGATAAGAGAGAACTCATTTTAAACGCAACGGAATCATTAGTGGCGATAGAGGGGATTCACGGACTATCTATGCAAAAAGTGGCCAAACAAGCAGGTGTAGCTGCGGGGACTATTTACAGATATTTTAACGATAAAGAACATTTAATCGAGGAAACTCGGTTTCATGTTACTCAAAGAACAGCAGATATTATTCAAGCTGGCCTTAGCGATGACATGCAATTGAAAGAAAAGTACACCACTATATGGCTAAACATTTGGCACTTTTCTAAAACTAAAAATGCCATCAAAAGCCATATGCTTTTTGAACTGCTCTGTTCGAATCAGAGTGATCAAGATGCGTTAAAAATAAAAAAGATGTTTTATAAAATTGATCAAATGTTCAATGAAGGTAAAGCTCAAGGAGTTTTTAAACCATTGGATAACGACATTTTATCGAGTGTAAGTATTGAATCTAGCGCTGCGCTGGCTAGAAGACAAAGAAAAAACTGCTCTCAGATTGACGAAGAGGCAATTAATCAAGCCATCGACGCAAGCTGGGATGCTTTAATTAATCATTAA
- the ilvC gene encoding ketol-acid reductoisomerase produces the protein MANYFNTLNLREQLDQLGRCRFMDREEFAAEADYLKGKKVVIVGCGAQGLNQGLNMRDSGLDIAYALRQAAIDEKRQSFKNASENGFEVGSYETLIPKADLVVNLTPDKQHTNVVETIMPLMKEGAALGYSHGFNIVEEGMQVRKDITVVMVAPKCPGTEVREEYKRGFGVPTLIAVHPENDPQGEGWDIAKAWAAGTGGHRAGCLESSFVAEVKSDLMGEQTILCGMLQAGSIVCYEKMISEGIDEGYAGKLLQFGWETITEALKFGGISHMMDRLSNPGKVKAFELSEELKELMRPLYNKHMDDIIVGNFSGTMMADWANDDVNLLGWREETGQTAFENYPETDVEISEQEYFDNGILMIAMVRAGVELAFEAMTASGIIDESAYYESLHELPLIANTVARKRLYEMNVVISDTAEYGNYLFANVATPLLREKFMPKVGTDVIGKGLGETSNHVDNGTLIEVNEIIRNHPVEYIGEELRGYMTDMKRIAVGG, from the coding sequence ATGGCTAACTATTTCAATACTCTTAATCTACGCGAGCAATTAGACCAACTTGGTCGCTGTCGTTTTATGGATCGTGAAGAATTTGCGGCAGAAGCGGATTACCTTAAAGGTAAAAAAGTTGTGATCGTTGGTTGTGGTGCTCAAGGCCTTAACCAAGGTCTTAACATGCGTGATTCCGGTCTTGATATTGCTTATGCGCTACGTCAGGCTGCGATTGATGAAAAGCGTCAGTCATTCAAAAATGCGAGTGAAAATGGTTTTGAAGTAGGCAGTTACGAGACTCTTATCCCTAAAGCCGATCTGGTTGTGAATCTAACGCCAGACAAGCAACACACTAATGTTGTAGAAACGATTATGCCTCTGATGAAAGAGGGTGCAGCTCTAGGTTACTCTCACGGTTTCAACATCGTTGAAGAGGGTATGCAGGTTCGTAAAGATATAACGGTGGTTATGGTTGCACCTAAGTGTCCGGGTACAGAAGTACGTGAAGAATACAAACGCGGATTCGGTGTGCCAACACTCATCGCTGTTCACCCAGAAAATGATCCACAGGGCGAAGGTTGGGATATTGCCAAAGCTTGGGCTGCGGGTACTGGTGGCCACAGAGCTGGTTGTCTAGAGTCGTCTTTTGTCGCAGAAGTTAAATCAGACCTAATGGGAGAGCAAACTATCCTATGTGGCATGTTGCAAGCGGGTTCTATCGTATGTTATGAGAAAATGATTTCTGAAGGTATTGATGAAGGCTATGCAGGTAAGCTTCTTCAGTTCGGTTGGGAAACAATTACAGAAGCACTTAAATTTGGTGGCATCAGTCACATGATGGATCGCTTATCTAACCCCGGAAAAGTTAAAGCATTTGAGCTTTCTGAAGAGCTTAAAGAACTAATGCGCCCTCTTTATAATAAACACATGGACGATATTATCGTTGGTAATTTTTCGGGCACGATGATGGCAGATTGGGCTAACGACGATGTGAATCTATTAGGTTGGCGCGAAGAGACGGGCCAAACAGCGTTTGAAAACTATCCTGAGACAGACGTAGAAATCTCGGAGCAAGAGTATTTCGATAACGGTATCTTGATGATTGCGATGGTTCGTGCAGGTGTTGAACTCGCATTTGAAGCGATGACAGCATCTGGCATCATTGACGAGTCAGCATACTATGAGTCATTACATGAACTTCCGTTGATTGCTAATACCGTTGCACGTAAACGTCTTTATGAAATGAACGTCGTTATCTCTGATACTGCTGAATATGGTAATTATCTATTTGCTAACGTAGCAACGCCACTTCTACGTGAGAAGTTCATGCCGAAAGTGGGTACTGATGTCATTGGTAAAGGCTTAGGCGAGACGTCTAATCATGTTGATAATGGAACGTTGATTGAAGTGAATGAAATCATTCGAAATCACCCTGTAGAGTATATTGGTGAAGAGTTGCGTGGCTATATGACGGATATGAAGCGTATTGCTGTAGGCGGTTAA
- a CDS encoding multidrug efflux RND transporter permease subunit, which translates to MRFTDIFIKRPVLAVSISFLIALLGFQAIFKMQVREYPEMTNTVVTVTTGYYGASADLIQGFITQPLEQAIAQADNIDFMTSQSVLGTSTITVTMKLNTDPNAALSDILAKSNSVRSVLPSESEDPTVTMSTGSTTAVLYIGFTSEELASSQVTDYLERVIDPQLFSVSGVASVDHYGGSKYAMRIWLDPAKMAALGITAPEIMGVLNSNNYQSATGQSTGEFVIYNGSADTQISSVAELKRLVVKQEEGELVRLSDVANVTREKSHDVVRANANGREAVVVAINAAPSANPINIAKGVLDILPTLRQNMPSNIEMNVLYDSTVAINESINEVIKTIAEAALIVIVVITLFLGSLRAVIIPIVTIPLSLIGVAMVMQIMGFSWNLMTLLAMVLAIGLVVDDAIVVLENVDRHLKLGESPFRAAIIGTREIAMPVIAMTLTLGAVYAPIAMMGGITGSLFKEFALTLAGAVFVSGIIALTLSPMMCSKMLKANEKPSRFEETVHKALDGLTNVYVSMLSAVMKTRPVILIFAVIVFGVLPVLFKLIPSELAPSEDKGIVMLMGTGPSNANLDYLQKSMADVNQILADQPEVSYAQVFVGVPSSNQAFGIASMVPWSEREASQAEVTQRVTGLIKQVPAMNVIAFQMPELPGAGSGLPVQFVINTPNNFESLFQIATEVLMETIKSPSFVYADIDLNYDSATMKISIDKDKAGAYGVTMQDIGVTLSTMMADGYVNRIDLNGRSYEVIPQVERKYRLNPESMNNYYVRSASGKAVPLGSLISIDVIAEPRSLPHFNQLNSATIGAVPIIPMGDAIAWFENIAETKLPDGYTHDYMGESRQYVTEGSSLFTTFGLALAIIFLVLAIQFESLRDPLVIMVSVPLAICGALVALAWGLSSMNIYSQVGLITLVGLITKHGILICEVAKEEQLLHGKTRTEAVMEAAKVRLRPILMTTAAMIAGLVPLMYATGAGAAQRFSIGIVIVAGLAIGTIFTLFVLPVIYSYLAEKHKPLPIFLEDKDLEKLARFDEARAAQRELSSHH; encoded by the coding sequence ATGCGCTTTACTGACATATTCATAAAACGTCCAGTTTTAGCGGTATCTATCAGCTTTTTGATTGCTTTGCTTGGGTTCCAAGCAATATTCAAAATGCAGGTACGCGAATACCCTGAAATGACGAATACAGTTGTCACTGTCACAACTGGTTATTACGGAGCCAGTGCAGATCTTATTCAAGGTTTTATTACACAACCTTTAGAACAAGCAATCGCACAAGCCGATAATATTGATTTCATGACATCTCAATCAGTTTTGGGTACTTCTACCATTACGGTGACCATGAAGCTTAATACTGATCCCAATGCTGCTCTATCAGATATTCTTGCAAAATCAAACTCCGTAAGGTCTGTACTACCAAGTGAATCAGAGGATCCAACGGTTACGATGTCTACTGGTTCAACGACAGCAGTACTTTATATTGGTTTTACCAGTGAGGAGTTAGCTTCAAGTCAAGTTACTGACTATCTTGAAAGAGTTATCGATCCCCAACTATTTTCAGTTAGCGGAGTCGCCAGTGTAGATCATTACGGTGGGTCTAAATATGCAATGCGTATTTGGTTAGACCCTGCGAAAATGGCAGCATTAGGTATTACCGCTCCTGAAATCATGGGTGTACTCAACTCAAACAACTATCAATCGGCAACGGGCCAATCTACCGGCGAGTTTGTTATTTATAACGGTAGTGCGGATACACAAATTTCAAGTGTGGCAGAACTTAAGCGTTTAGTCGTCAAACAAGAAGAAGGCGAACTGGTTCGCTTGAGTGATGTTGCAAATGTCACTAGAGAAAAAAGCCATGACGTTGTTAGAGCTAATGCTAATGGACGAGAAGCAGTTGTTGTTGCTATTAACGCAGCACCAAGCGCTAACCCGATCAACATAGCAAAAGGTGTATTAGACATTTTACCAACTCTTAGACAGAACATGCCTAGCAACATTGAGATGAATGTTCTATATGACTCTACAGTTGCGATTAATGAATCCATTAATGAAGTTATAAAAACTATTGCTGAAGCTGCACTCATTGTAATAGTGGTTATTACCTTATTCTTGGGTTCATTGCGTGCAGTAATAATCCCCATAGTTACTATCCCACTGTCTCTAATTGGTGTTGCGATGGTAATGCAGATAATGGGGTTCTCGTGGAACTTAATGACATTACTAGCCATGGTGCTTGCAATCGGGCTTGTTGTAGATGATGCCATTGTTGTTTTGGAAAACGTAGATCGACACTTAAAGTTGGGCGAATCCCCGTTTAGGGCTGCTATTATAGGTACTCGAGAAATTGCAATGCCTGTTATTGCAATGACATTGACTTTAGGCGCGGTATACGCACCAATAGCAATGATGGGAGGAATTACAGGATCTTTGTTTAAAGAGTTTGCATTGACACTTGCTGGCGCCGTTTTTGTTTCCGGTATTATTGCTTTAACACTATCTCCAATGATGTGTTCGAAGATGCTTAAAGCTAACGAAAAACCAAGCAGATTCGAAGAAACTGTACACAAAGCACTTGATGGCTTAACTAATGTATACGTCTCAATGCTTAGCGCTGTAATGAAAACACGTCCAGTAATTCTTATTTTTGCTGTCATCGTCTTCGGTGTTTTACCAGTTTTGTTTAAGCTGATCCCAAGTGAATTAGCACCTTCTGAAGATAAAGGTATTGTTATGTTGATGGGTACAGGTCCATCAAATGCAAACCTAGACTATTTGCAAAAATCGATGGCTGATGTCAATCAGATACTGGCTGATCAACCGGAAGTCTCTTATGCACAGGTATTTGTTGGTGTACCAAGTTCAAACCAGGCATTTGGTATCGCGTCAATGGTGCCTTGGAGTGAACGTGAAGCAAGTCAGGCTGAAGTTACACAACGTGTAACTGGGTTGATTAAACAAGTTCCTGCTATGAATGTAATCGCATTCCAGATGCCTGAACTACCTGGTGCAGGCTCTGGTCTGCCAGTTCAGTTTGTTATCAATACTCCTAACAACTTTGAAAGCTTATTCCAAATAGCAACCGAAGTACTTATGGAAACAATAAAAAGTCCTAGTTTCGTATATGCAGATATTGATTTGAATTACGATTCAGCGACAATGAAAATCAGTATTGATAAAGACAAGGCAGGCGCTTACGGCGTCACCATGCAAGACATTGGTGTCACGTTAAGTACTATGATGGCCGATGGTTATGTTAATCGAATTGATTTAAATGGTCGCTCCTATGAAGTTATTCCACAGGTAGAACGTAAGTATCGACTTAATCCTGAATCAATGAACAACTATTACGTTCGTTCTGCTTCTGGTAAAGCCGTTCCGCTTGGTAGCTTGATCAGTATTGATGTTATCGCTGAACCTAGGTCGCTTCCGCACTTCAACCAACTTAACTCGGCAACCATTGGTGCAGTGCCCATCATTCCAATGGGTGATGCCATTGCTTGGTTTGAAAATATCGCGGAAACTAAGTTGCCTGACGGATACACACATGATTACATGGGTGAATCGAGACAATATGTTACAGAAGGAAGTTCGTTATTTACAACCTTTGGACTTGCACTTGCCATCATATTCTTGGTGTTAGCAATTCAATTTGAATCGCTTAGAGATCCGTTAGTCATCATGGTATCTGTACCACTGGCAATTTGTGGTGCATTAGTCGCCTTGGCTTGGGGTTTGTCCTCCATGAATATTTACTCTCAAGTCGGTTTGATTACCCTTGTTGGCTTAATCACCAAGCACGGTATTTTGATATGTGAAGTGGCTAAAGAAGAGCAATTGCTACACGGAAAGACCCGTACAGAAGCGGTAATGGAAGCGGCGAAAGTTCGCCTTCGTCCAATTCTTATGACAACAGCTGCAATGATTGCAGGTCTGGTTCCGCTAATGTATGCAACTGGTGCCGGTGCTGCTCAACGCTTCAGTATTGGTATAGTTATCGTTGCTGGTCTAGCCATTGGTACGATATTCACATTGTTTGTATTGCCAGTTATCTATTCTTACCTTGCAGAAAAACACAAGCCACTACCCATCTTCTTAGAAGATAAGGACTTGGAAAAACTTGCAAGATTTGATGAAGCGAGGGCAGCACAGCGTGAATTATCTAGCCATCACTAA
- the rep gene encoding DNA helicase Rep: MKLNPAQDEAVKFVSGPCLVLAGAGSGKTRVITNKIAYLVQQCGHKARNIAAVTFTNKAAREMKARVGQTLSKQESKGLMVSTFHTLGLNIIRKEYKILGLKAGFSLFDDQDQLALLKELTEEQLDGDKDLLRQLLSTISNWKNDMLTPGQAKSYAKSEQETVFADCFDAYQKQMKAYNALDFDDLISMPVSLLKTNEDVRQRWQSRIRYLLVDEYQDTNTSQYELVRLLVGERARLTVVGDDDQSIYSWRGAKPQNLILLNKDYPDLRVIKLEQNYRSTSRILRAANILIDNNPHVFKKTLFSEIPDGEKLKVLIANNEDHEAERVTGEIIAHKFLNRTEYKDYAILYRGNHQSRLIEKSLMQNRIPYKISGGTSFFSRPEIKDIMAYLKVMVNSDDDNAFLRIVNTPRREIGPVTLEKLGTYANMRGKSLFEASFELGLEQHLSGRGLESLRKLTSWIVAISENAERGNTVEALRSLVRDINYEDWLYETSSSAKAAEMRMKNVSELYSWIVADLEGDNYDKEVKTLKEVVLRLTLRDMMERGEDADDADQVQLMTLHASKGLEFPFVYLMGAEEGILPHQTSIDEENVEEERRLAYVGITRAQKELTFTMCKERRQFGELIKPTQSRFLDELPFDDVEWESTKKKESPEERMAKGQAHIANIRNMFKK, encoded by the coding sequence ATGAAACTAAACCCGGCGCAAGATGAAGCGGTTAAATTTGTCTCAGGACCATGTCTGGTACTTGCGGGGGCTGGATCAGGTAAAACTCGTGTGATTACTAACAAGATTGCTTATTTGGTACAGCAATGCGGACACAAGGCACGAAATATTGCTGCGGTGACCTTTACTAATAAGGCCGCAAGGGAAATGAAGGCGCGTGTTGGGCAGACTCTAAGCAAACAAGAGTCAAAGGGGCTAATGGTTTCCACATTTCATACATTAGGCCTAAATATTATTCGAAAAGAGTACAAAATACTCGGGCTGAAAGCAGGCTTTTCATTGTTTGATGACCAAGACCAGCTTGCTTTACTTAAAGAACTCACTGAAGAGCAGTTGGATGGTGACAAAGATTTATTGAGGCAATTGTTAAGCACCATATCTAATTGGAAGAATGATATGCTAACACCAGGCCAAGCCAAGTCTTATGCGAAGTCGGAACAAGAGACAGTATTTGCAGATTGTTTTGATGCCTATCAAAAGCAGATGAAGGCCTATAATGCTCTGGATTTCGACGATTTAATTTCAATGCCCGTATCCTTACTTAAGACCAATGAAGATGTTCGCCAGCGCTGGCAATCACGTATTCGCTATTTATTGGTTGACGAATATCAAGACACGAATACCAGCCAGTATGAACTGGTTAGGTTATTAGTGGGAGAGAGAGCTCGCTTGACCGTTGTTGGCGACGATGATCAATCTATCTATTCTTGGCGCGGAGCCAAACCTCAAAATCTAATATTACTAAACAAAGATTACCCAGATCTACGGGTGATAAAACTAGAGCAAAATTATCGATCTACAAGTCGAATCTTAAGAGCTGCAAATATATTAATTGATAACAACCCACACGTATTTAAGAAGACGCTTTTCTCTGAAATTCCTGATGGCGAAAAACTCAAAGTACTCATTGCTAACAATGAAGATCATGAGGCAGAAAGGGTTACAGGTGAAATTATTGCTCATAAATTTCTTAATCGGACTGAGTACAAAGATTACGCCATTTTATATCGTGGTAATCATCAATCCCGACTGATTGAAAAATCACTCATGCAGAACCGAATCCCGTATAAGATTTCTGGAGGGACCTCGTTTTTCTCACGTCCTGAAATTAAAGATATTATGGCGTACCTAAAAGTGATGGTTAATTCTGACGACGATAATGCATTTTTACGAATTGTTAATACCCCAAGAAGAGAGATTGGCCCGGTAACATTAGAAAAGCTTGGTACCTACGCAAACATGAGAGGAAAAAGTCTTTTTGAAGCGAGCTTTGAACTTGGGTTAGAACAACATTTATCAGGCCGAGGATTAGAATCACTTAGAAAGCTCACCAGTTGGATAGTCGCAATTTCAGAAAATGCAGAAAGAGGCAATACCGTAGAAGCGTTGCGTTCATTAGTACGTGATATTAATTACGAAGATTGGTTATATGAAACATCTTCAAGTGCGAAAGCGGCCGAAATGCGAATGAAGAATGTGTCCGAATTGTACAGTTGGATTGTCGCTGACCTTGAAGGGGACAATTATGATAAAGAGGTAAAAACACTCAAAGAGGTTGTTTTGCGTTTAACTCTTAGAGATATGATGGAACGTGGAGAAGATGCTGATGACGCTGACCAAGTTCAGTTAATGACATTACATGCTTCCAAAGGACTTGAGTTTCCATTTGTTTATTTGATGGGAGCTGAAGAAGGAATCCTTCCACATCAAACGAGCATCGATGAAGAAAATGTAGAAGAAGAACGACGTTTGGCTTATGTCGGTATTACGCGAGCACAGAAAGAGCTCACTTTTACGATGTGTAAAGAGCGCCGACAATTTGGAGAGCTGATCAAACCTACTCAAAGTCGATTTTTAGATGAACTCCCATTCGATGATGTCGAGTGGGAGAGCACGAAGAAAAAAGAGTCGCCAGAAGAGCGTATGGCAAAGGGACAAGCACACATTGCTAATATCCGAAATATGTTCAAAAAATAA